A genomic region of Photobacterium swingsii contains the following coding sequences:
- a CDS encoding NAD-glutamate dehydrogenase yields the protein MTAPDPIVPVLLEKVYGLIQDKIETPQQSLVEVFAQRLLGQLADDDLLQRNESDLYGAVLSLWHHLLKTDPTTTSVRVYNPTLSRYGWQSTHTVVEIVVPDSPFLVDSVRMTLNRLGITSHLMLNGPYYFKRNESGTIVEACGTEGDFQTLFHIEVDRLTDKSEMETLKRELEQMLVDVDLVVTDWQAMQDKMQSIAKELETAPLPVDDSSRAEALELLDWVTRHNFTFMGYHNYDLKAVEGDYQLCPTEEAGLGLLSKPNKARCLMLSDLPESARFEARKPEIMILTKSNGQSKIHRPAYIDYIGIKRFAEDGSVIGEHRFVGLYASTAYHQTATNIPLIRNKMARILESSGYTEGSHSWKALNNLLETYPRDELFQATEKEMLDVGCGVVQMQDRDLLRLFVRRDPFGRFFSCMVYVTKERYNTELRSKTQAILKEYFGSEQNVEFTTFFSESPLARTHYIVRVENNNFNIDVKAIEHNLVEAAASWEDRISDALVANFGESRGTSLAKNYSRAFQRSYKEEMLPGSAVADIEQLESLSEENKLGMLFYRPQEEAADSRFVKLKLFHRDEPIHLSDVMPMLENLGLRVIGESPYQVTTSKGTVFWILDFAMLHNACTGIDLREARDRFQEAFSAIWHGTLESDGFNRLVLCAGLTGREITILRSYARYMRQVGFPFSQHYIEETLSSHNDLARDLVALFELRFDPKKKHSEKAEQTLIGKLNGKLDHVESLDDDRIIRRYMEMILATQRTNYYQLDENGKNKPWLSLKLRPSDIPEIPQPVPFFEIFVYAPDIEGVHLRGGKVARGGLRWSDRQEDFRTEILGLVKAQQVKNTVIVPVGAKGGFICKRQPQMTTREEIWAEGQRCYKRFIRALLDVTDNIIDGDLIPPANVVRHDEDDPYLVVAADKGTATFSDLANSVSEDYNFWLGDAFASGGSNGYDHKKMGITAKGAWESVKRHFRELGTDCQTTDFTCAGVGDMAGDVFGNGMLLSKHIRLVAAFNHMHIFIDPNPDSAKTWPERERLFNLPRSSWEDYDQSLISEGGGIFSRRSKSIKLTPQIQKLLGTRKQTMPPNELIRLILQMEVDLLWNGGIGTYVKAESETHTDVGDRANDALRINGNELRAKVVGEGGNLGMTQLGRVEFAKRGGLVNTDFIDNVGGVDCSDNEVNIKILLNSLVAGGDLTYKQRNQLLESMEDEVGEIVLDDAYCQSESISVTQQQQVQLLKEQIRFIHHLEREGKLDRALENLPDDETLAEREKSGMGLTRPELAVLVAYGKMVLKEQLVTDEISNDPYHARLLPAYFPAQLKEKYRAQMDNHPLRKELIATSLANQMSNEMGCNFVTRLQEETGATVAEVSSAYAVGRSVFNFDKFFDQIRELDNVVSAETQYDMLYRCRRMLRRATRWILRNRDRKLGIEQQISFYQPVVNTLNENLESYLVTEEVQEHKDQAAVMVAQGVPQALAENIARLSSLYSAMDIAQIAKELKQEIDQISRVYFVVGAELSLHWFLQQVNNQSVDNHWQALARASFREDLDWQQRQLTSAVITTMADDATAEQGIEAWMQEHDKAILRWESVLAEFKVGNVHEFAKFSVALRELMLLNLNCRSSI from the coding sequence ACGTAATGAAAGCGGCACAATTGTTGAAGCTTGTGGTACAGAAGGTGATTTCCAAACGCTATTCCACATCGAGGTAGATCGACTGACAGATAAGTCTGAGATGGAAACCTTGAAGCGTGAACTTGAGCAAATGCTGGTTGATGTGGATCTGGTCGTAACAGACTGGCAAGCAATGCAAGACAAAATGCAGTCTATTGCTAAAGAACTAGAAACGGCTCCTTTACCAGTCGATGATTCGAGCCGAGCTGAAGCGTTAGAACTGCTGGATTGGGTCACTCGTCATAACTTCACCTTTATGGGTTACCACAATTACGACTTAAAAGCCGTAGAAGGTGATTATCAGCTTTGCCCAACAGAAGAAGCAGGGCTTGGTTTACTCAGTAAGCCAAATAAAGCGCGCTGTTTAATGTTATCTGATCTTCCTGAATCTGCGCGTTTCGAAGCACGTAAACCTGAAATTATGATCCTGACTAAAAGTAACGGTCAGTCGAAGATCCACCGTCCTGCTTATATCGATTACATCGGGATCAAACGTTTTGCTGAAGATGGTAGTGTGATCGGCGAGCACCGTTTTGTCGGTTTGTATGCGTCTACTGCTTATCATCAAACAGCAACGAATATTCCACTTATTCGAAATAAAATGGCGCGTATTCTTGAATCTTCAGGCTACACAGAAGGTTCACATTCATGGAAGGCGCTGAATAACTTACTTGAAACTTACCCGCGGGATGAACTCTTCCAAGCGACTGAAAAAGAAATGCTGGATGTAGGTTGCGGTGTGGTTCAAATGCAAGATCGTGACTTATTGCGTTTGTTTGTTCGCCGTGACCCATTTGGACGTTTCTTCTCTTGCATGGTGTATGTCACTAAAGAGCGTTACAACACGGAACTACGCAGTAAGACACAGGCGATCTTGAAAGAGTATTTCGGATCGGAGCAGAACGTCGAGTTCACCACCTTCTTCTCTGAAAGCCCACTAGCGAGGACACATTATATCGTGAGGGTAGAAAACAATAACTTCAATATTGATGTTAAAGCGATTGAGCATAACTTGGTTGAAGCAGCGGCATCATGGGAAGATCGTATTAGCGATGCATTAGTGGCAAACTTTGGTGAAAGCCGTGGAACATCACTTGCGAAGAATTATTCCCGTGCATTCCAACGTTCATATAAAGAAGAAATGCTACCAGGTTCTGCGGTGGCAGATATTGAGCAACTAGAAAGCCTAAGCGAAGAAAACAAGTTGGGTATGTTGTTCTATCGTCCACAAGAAGAAGCCGCAGACTCACGCTTTGTGAAGCTAAAACTGTTCCATCGTGACGAACCTATCCATCTTTCTGATGTGATGCCGATGCTTGAAAACCTTGGTTTACGTGTGATCGGTGAATCACCTTATCAAGTGACCACCAGCAAAGGCACTGTTTTCTGGATCCTTGATTTTGCGATGTTACATAATGCGTGTACCGGGATTGATCTTCGAGAAGCTCGCGATCGTTTCCAAGAAGCATTCTCTGCGATTTGGCACGGCACACTAGAAAGCGATGGCTTTAACCGTTTAGTACTATGCGCGGGTTTAACAGGCCGTGAAATTACTATTTTACGTAGTTACGCACGTTATATGCGCCAAGTTGGCTTCCCATTTAGCCAGCACTACATCGAAGAAACACTGTCGAGCCATAACGATCTTGCTCGTGATCTTGTCGCTCTGTTTGAGTTGCGCTTTGATCCGAAAAAGAAACATTCAGAGAAAGCAGAACAGACGCTTATAGGGAAACTGAACGGTAAACTGGATCATGTAGAAAGCCTAGATGACGACCGTATTATTCGCCGTTACATGGAGATGATCCTTGCAACGCAGCGTACTAACTACTATCAGCTTGATGAAAATGGTAAGAATAAACCTTGGTTGTCGCTGAAACTACGTCCTTCAGACATTCCAGAAATTCCTCAGCCTGTGCCATTTTTTGAGATCTTTGTATATGCACCTGATATTGAAGGTGTGCACCTACGCGGTGGTAAAGTCGCACGTGGTGGCTTACGTTGGTCGGATCGCCAGGAAGATTTCCGTACCGAGATCCTTGGTTTGGTAAAAGCTCAGCAAGTGAAGAACACCGTGATTGTACCTGTGGGTGCGAAAGGTGGCTTTATTTGTAAGCGTCAGCCACAAATGACAACGCGTGAAGAGATTTGGGCAGAAGGCCAGCGTTGTTACAAGCGCTTTATCCGCGCTTTGCTTGATGTAACAGATAACATTATTGATGGCGATTTGATCCCACCAGCGAATGTTGTTCGTCATGATGAAGATGATCCGTATTTGGTTGTTGCAGCAGATAAAGGGACAGCAACATTCTCTGATTTAGCTAACTCAGTATCTGAAGACTACAACTTCTGGCTAGGTGATGCATTTGCATCAGGTGGCTCGAATGGTTACGACCATAAGAAGATGGGGATTACTGCAAAAGGGGCGTGGGAATCGGTTAAACGTCACTTCCGCGAGCTAGGAACAGACTGCCAAACAACAGATTTTACCTGTGCGGGTGTCGGTGACATGGCTGGTGATGTGTTTGGTAACGGTATGCTGCTATCGAAACATATCCGCTTAGTCGCTGCCTTTAACCACATGCATATTTTCATTGATCCAAATCCTGATTCGGCGAAAACATGGCCAGAGCGTGAGCGTCTATTTAATCTGCCACGATCTAGTTGGGAAGATTATGATCAAAGTTTGATCTCTGAGGGTGGTGGTATCTTCTCTCGCCGTAGTAAGTCGATCAAACTCACACCTCAGATCCAAAAACTATTGGGTACGCGTAAGCAAACTATGCCACCTAACGAATTGATCCGCCTGATTCTTCAGATGGAAGTCGATCTGTTATGGAATGGTGGTATCGGTACTTACGTTAAAGCAGAATCTGAAACTCATACCGATGTGGGTGACCGTGCTAATGATGCACTTCGTATCAATGGTAACGAACTGCGTGCCAAAGTTGTTGGTGAGGGCGGTAACTTAGGTATGACCCAATTGGGCCGTGTTGAGTTTGCTAAACGTGGTGGTTTGGTTAATACCGACTTTATCGATAACGTTGGCGGTGTTGACTGTTCAGATAACGAAGTAAACATTAAGATCCTGCTTAATAGCCTTGTCGCTGGTGGCGATCTTACTTATAAGCAACGTAACCAACTGCTTGAAAGCATGGAAGATGAAGTAGGAGAAATCGTTCTTGATGATGCTTACTGCCAAAGTGAGTCTATTTCAGTGACTCAACAGCAGCAAGTACAGCTTCTGAAAGAGCAAATCCGCTTTATTCACCACCTAGAGCGTGAAGGTAAACTGGATCGCGCCCTAGAAAATCTGCCAGACGATGAAACACTGGCAGAGCGTGAAAAATCAGGTATGGGACTAACGCGCCCTGAACTAGCTGTATTGGTTGCTTACGGTAAAATGGTGCTAAAAGAGCAGCTTGTAACAGATGAGATTTCGAATGATCCGTATCATGCTCGCTTGCTACCTGCGTATTTCCCTGCACAGCTAAAAGAGAAATACCGTGCGCAAATGGATAACCATCCACTGCGTAAAGAGCTGATTGCCACCTCGCTGGCAAATCAAATGTCGAATGAGATGGGTTGTAACTTCGTGACTCGCTTACAAGAAGAAACAGGGGCAACTGTTGCCGAAGTCTCTTCTGCGTATGCAGTAGGGCGTAGTGTGTTCAACTTTGATAAGTTCTTCGATCAAATTCGCGAGCTCGACAACGTCGTATCAGCAGAAACACAATACGACATGCTTTACCGCTGTCGTCGCATGTTACGCCGCGCGACTCGTTGGATCTTACGTAATCGTGACCGCAAACTGGGTATCGAACAGCAAATTAGCTTCTACCAGCCAGTCGTGAATACCTTGAACGAAAACTTAGAAAGTTACCTTGTAACTGAAGAGGTTCAAGAACACAAAGATCAAGCTGCTGTTATGGTGGCACAGGGGGTTCCACAAGCACTGGCCGAGAATATCGCTCGTTTAAGTAGCTTGTATTCAGCAATGGATATCGCGCAGATTGCGAAAGAACTGAAACAAGAAATTGACCAGATTTCTCGTGTGTACTTTGTGGTTGGGGCAGAGTTGTCATTGCATTGGTTCTTGCAACAGGTTAACAACCAGTCTGTTGATAACCATTGGCAAGCACTGGCAAGAGCATCATTCCGCGAAGACCTTGATTGGCAGCAGCGTCAATTAACATCCGCGGTTATTACAACCATGGCAGATGATGCGACGGCAGAGCAGGGAATCGAAGCTTGGATGCAAGAACACGATAAAGCAATCTTGCGTTGGGAAAGTGTATTGGCTGAATTTAAAGTCGGTAATGTTCATGAGTTTGCGAAGTTCTCTGTCGCATTACGAGAGTTGATGTTACTTAATTTAAATTGCCGTTCTAGTATCTAA
- a CDS encoding GGDEF domain-containing protein: MTLNKLRFEHGDDELLDFYRRQHILKFITAVTIFTFIPLGIKNLLIGETLLGLSLLAFELSFIIEMIGLLYVERKIIGNGIPLSLLVISITLSIYELGMFVSYWVYPIAVTLVFIIPRRQALITNTCLVVGCGIASFYHVDWQYAMRFISSLIACAGIAHVAVEAIHHLQVELRYLSTRDALTGALNRHQLDAFMNRSIAQKNRGFSACVALIDIDHFKQVNDLYGHDVGDTVIKNVVETLNQHTRDLDILFRLGGDEFLILFDNTNMNEAFKVMDTLSQHIREQHYPYHAKVTISVGLSPAFAEDDAVRWIKRADIALYQSKENGRDQITINAKSDTVTNINMNLNQRVM, from the coding sequence ATGACATTAAACAAACTCCGTTTTGAACATGGCGATGATGAACTTCTGGACTTTTATCGTCGTCAACACATACTCAAATTTATCACAGCAGTAACCATCTTCACTTTTATACCACTCGGTATTAAAAATTTACTGATAGGTGAGACTTTACTCGGTCTTTCTCTTCTTGCTTTTGAGCTCAGCTTTATCATCGAAATGATTGGATTACTTTATGTTGAACGAAAAATTATTGGCAATGGTATCCCCCTTTCACTACTCGTTATTTCTATTACCTTAAGCATTTATGAACTTGGTATGTTCGTCAGTTATTGGGTGTACCCTATTGCTGTAACGTTGGTTTTTATCATTCCTCGGCGTCAGGCGCTTATTACGAATACATGTTTAGTCGTAGGCTGCGGAATTGCATCTTTTTACCATGTTGATTGGCAGTACGCAATGCGGTTTATATCTTCACTCATCGCTTGCGCCGGCATAGCCCACGTTGCAGTTGAAGCCATTCACCATCTTCAAGTGGAGTTGCGTTATTTATCAACCCGCGATGCATTAACAGGTGCATTGAATCGCCACCAGCTTGATGCTTTTATGAACCGTTCGATAGCTCAGAAAAATCGTGGATTTTCAGCATGTGTTGCCTTAATAGACATAGATCACTTTAAGCAAGTGAATGATCTGTATGGCCATGATGTCGGTGATACTGTCATTAAAAATGTAGTCGAAACCCTTAATCAACATACCCGTGATTTAGATATTTTATTTCGACTAGGTGGCGATGAATTTTTGATTCTATTTGATAATACCAACATGAATGAAGCCTTTAAGGTCATGGACACACTTAGTCAACACATACGTGAACAGCATTACCCTTACCACGCAAAAGTAACTATCAGTGTTGGGCTTAGCCCTGCTTTTGCTGAGGATGATGCGGTTCGCTGGATTAAACGAGCTGATATTGCTTTATACCAATCAAAAGAAAATGGCCGTGACCAGATAACAATCAATGCAAAAAGTGACACTGTGACCAATATTAATATGAATTTAAATCAGAGAGTTATGTAG
- the pyrD gene encoding quinone-dependent dihydroorotate dehydrogenase has protein sequence MLYRLARSAIFKLDAEKAHDLAIQNFSRFTGTPLDLFYRQHVPDRPVEVMGITFKNPVGLAAGLDKNGECIDAFGAMGFGFVEVGTVTPRPQSGNDKPRLFRVIPAEGIINRFGFNNLGVDNLVENVKKSTYDGVIGINIGKNKDTPVEKGAEDYLICMEKVYQYAGYIAVNISSPNTPGLRSLQYGEALDDLLSQLKEKQKELAEKHGKYVPLALKIAPDLEDHEIVQIAASLIKNEIDGVIGTNTTLDRTLVKDLPHCDEMGGLSGRPLQNKSTEVIRRLAEELDGKLPIIGVGGIDSAISAREKMEAGAQLVQIYSGFIYHGPKLVKDIATNI, from the coding sequence ATGTTATACCGCCTCGCACGATCTGCTATTTTCAAGCTTGACGCTGAGAAAGCACACGATCTTGCTATTCAGAACTTCTCTCGCTTCACCGGCACTCCTCTAGATTTATTCTATCGTCAACATGTTCCTGATCGTCCTGTGGAAGTCATGGGAATTACCTTTAAAAACCCTGTAGGCCTCGCAGCTGGCTTAGATAAAAACGGCGAATGTATTGATGCATTTGGCGCAATGGGTTTTGGCTTTGTTGAAGTCGGTACTGTGACACCACGACCACAGTCAGGTAATGATAAGCCTCGTTTGTTCCGCGTTATCCCTGCAGAAGGTATTATTAACCGTTTTGGTTTTAATAACTTGGGTGTTGATAACCTGGTTGAGAATGTAAAAAAATCAACTTACGACGGCGTTATTGGTATCAACATTGGTAAAAATAAAGATACGCCAGTAGAAAAGGGCGCTGAAGATTACCTTATCTGTATGGAAAAGGTATACCAGTACGCGGGATACATTGCTGTTAATATTTCTTCACCGAATACACCAGGACTTCGTAGCCTACAGTACGGTGAAGCGCTGGATGATCTACTTTCTCAATTAAAAGAGAAGCAGAAAGAATTAGCAGAGAAACACGGTAAGTATGTACCGCTTGCGTTAAAGATCGCACCTGATCTTGAAGATCACGAAATTGTTCAAATTGCAGCATCGTTGATCAAAAATGAAATCGATGGTGTTATCGGTACCAACACCACACTTGATCGTACTTTAGTTAAAGACTTACCACATTGCGATGAAATGGGGGGCTTAAGTGGCCGTCCATTACAAAACAAGAGTACTGAAGTGATTCGTCGTTTAGCTGAAGAACTCGATGGCAAATTACCGATTATTGGTGTGGGTGGTATTGATTCAGCAATCTCAGCACGCGAGAAGATGGAAGCAGGCGCTCAGCTTGTTCAAATCTATTCTGGTTTCATTTATCACGGTCCAAAACTGGTAAAAGACATAGCGACTAATATTTAG
- a CDS encoding cell division protein ZapC: protein MLKPNNSWKWYFDQQHNSLMLHLGNDMVFRTAIPAKFLITCAMQENTFTVEDATAFETFKSSIEHLDLPKPRKAELALNAVAAGRFHKPMMPKSWFFQTQSHGYEPELGEIVTLATETGQSRFIVIENSGSASLCMMAEQEPLSLSSTKEMNYCDTIKVMNDRIPPFVEELHQGLALVG, encoded by the coding sequence GTGCTAAAGCCAAATAACTCATGGAAGTGGTATTTTGACCAACAACATAATTCCCTAATGCTGCATTTGGGAAATGATATGGTTTTTCGTACAGCGATCCCTGCAAAATTTTTGATCACTTGCGCGATGCAAGAAAACACCTTCACCGTAGAGGATGCTACCGCTTTTGAGACTTTCAAAAGTAGTATCGAACATCTAGACCTTCCAAAACCCCGTAAAGCCGAATTAGCGCTTAACGCCGTGGCTGCTGGCCGTTTCCACAAACCTATGATGCCTAAAAGCTGGTTTTTTCAAACCCAATCCCATGGTTATGAACCAGAGCTTGGTGAAATTGTTACTTTAGCGACAGAGACAGGGCAGAGTAGGTTCATTGTGATAGAAAACAGTGGTAGTGCCAGCCTGTGTATGATGGCAGAGCAAGAGCCATTGTCACTGAGTAGCACAAAAGAGATGAATTACTGCGATACCATCAAAGTAATGAACGATCGCATTCCTCCGTTTGTAGAAGAACTGCATCAAGGCCTTGCGCTGGTAGGGTAA
- the rlmKL gene encoding bifunctional 23S rRNA (guanine(2069)-N(7))-methyltransferase RlmK/23S rRNA (guanine(2445)-N(2))-methyltransferase RlmL — protein MNQYLAITSRGLENLLAEELNELGAQSVQVVHAGVRFKANQETAYRCCLWTRISSRIIQVLSEFNVRDDMDLYLGAAAINWTNYFSNATRIVVDFNGTNREIRNSQYGAMKVKDAIVDSFTKADLRRPNIDRDRPDLRIHMRLSGEKGVLGLDMAGSGLHQRGYRTEAGRAPLRETHAAALVIKSGWTPEQPLLDPMCGSGTLLIEAAMMAADIAPGLKRKRWGFESIKDFDKDAWLEIHAEASVKARRGIAKVETKFFGFELEHRVLAIARDNAGRAGVRDLINFQQGDATELKAPEGFEAGTVICNPPYGERLGTTPELISLYTELGNRLKLAFAGSTAALYSGSNELLSCIRMRADKQFKLANGALDCVLKTYLITAGGVKKEEGEAEGHIEQKDVAPDFANRLKKNIAKLGKWAKKEGIECYRIYDADLPNYNAAIDRYQDYLIIQEYAAPKTVPEETARRRIMDILRATIQVTGVDNSKVILKVRERQKGKSQYQKLSSAERHMNVSEYGVQLKVNLYDYLDTGLFLDHRITRRKLGEMAAGKDFLNLFAYTGSASVHAAVGGAKSTTTVDMSNTYLTWAQENMELNNQVGEQHQFIQADCLQWLQEVDETFDLIFIDPPTFSNSKRMKQSFDVQRDHMMLLENLKRMLRPEGQIVFSNNKRHFKMDFEALEKLGLEARNISDKTLPMDFARNKQIHNCWVIKHKEA, from the coding sequence ATGAATCAATATCTAGCAATCACGTCTCGAGGTCTTGAGAACCTCCTAGCCGAAGAACTAAATGAACTCGGCGCACAAAGCGTTCAAGTCGTCCACGCGGGCGTACGCTTTAAAGCAAATCAAGAAACAGCTTACCGTTGTTGTCTATGGACGCGTATTTCATCGCGTATCATTCAAGTATTAAGCGAATTTAACGTTCGTGATGATATGGATCTGTACCTTGGCGCTGCGGCGATCAACTGGACAAATTACTTCAGTAACGCAACACGTATTGTGGTTGATTTTAACGGTACGAACCGTGAAATCCGCAATAGTCAATACGGTGCGATGAAAGTGAAAGATGCTATCGTCGACAGTTTTACAAAAGCCGATCTGCGTCGTCCTAATATCGACCGTGATCGACCTGATCTTCGCATTCACATGCGTCTATCTGGTGAGAAAGGTGTTCTTGGTCTTGATATGGCAGGAAGCGGTCTTCACCAACGTGGTTACCGTACTGAAGCGGGCCGTGCACCATTACGTGAAACGCACGCTGCAGCACTTGTTATTAAAAGTGGCTGGACGCCAGAACAACCACTACTCGATCCTATGTGTGGTTCAGGTACCTTGTTGATTGAAGCTGCAATGATGGCTGCTGATATTGCTCCGGGTCTTAAACGTAAACGCTGGGGCTTTGAGTCTATTAAAGACTTTGACAAAGACGCGTGGCTTGAAATTCATGCTGAAGCGTCTGTGAAAGCACGTCGTGGTATTGCAAAAGTAGAGACTAAGTTTTTTGGTTTTGAACTAGAGCACCGTGTATTAGCCATTGCTCGTGATAATGCTGGCCGCGCTGGTGTTAGAGACTTAATCAATTTCCAGCAGGGTGATGCGACTGAGCTAAAAGCGCCTGAAGGTTTTGAAGCGGGTACTGTTATTTGTAACCCACCATACGGTGAGCGCTTAGGTACAACACCAGAGCTAATCAGCCTATACACAGAGTTAGGTAATCGCCTTAAGTTAGCTTTTGCTGGCTCAACTGCGGCACTTTACTCGGGTTCTAATGAACTACTAAGCTGTATTCGCATGCGTGCTGACAAGCAATTCAAATTAGCGAACGGTGCACTTGATTGTGTGCTTAAGACTTATTTGATTACAGCTGGTGGTGTTAAAAAAGAAGAAGGTGAAGCGGAAGGACACATCGAACAAAAAGATGTTGCACCAGATTTTGCGAACCGTCTTAAAAAGAACATTGCAAAACTCGGTAAATGGGCGAAAAAAGAAGGCATTGAGTGCTACCGCATTTATGATGCTGACTTGCCTAACTACAACGCAGCGATTGACCGCTATCAAGATTACTTGATTATTCAAGAATACGCAGCGCCTAAAACGGTACCCGAAGAGACAGCCCGTCGTCGTATCATGGATATATTGCGTGCAACGATTCAAGTAACAGGCGTTGATAACAGCAAAGTTATCTTGAAAGTGCGTGAGCGCCAGAAAGGTAAGAGCCAATACCAGAAACTATCAAGTGCAGAGCGTCACATGAACGTGTCTGAGTATGGTGTTCAGCTTAAAGTGAACCTTTACGATTACCTTGATACAGGTTTGTTCCTCGATCACCGTATTACTCGTCGTAAGTTAGGCGAAATGGCAGCAGGTAAAGATTTCCTTAATTTATTTGCTTATACCGGTTCTGCTAGTGTGCACGCAGCAGTAGGTGGCGCGAAATCAACAACAACGGTTGATATGTCGAATACCTACCTCACGTGGGCACAAGAGAACATGGAGCTGAATAATCAAGTTGGTGAACAACATCAGTTTATTCAAGCGGATTGTTTGCAGTGGTTACAAGAAGTTGATGAAACGTTTGATCTGATCTTTATCGATCCGCCAACGTTCTCAAACTCTAAGCGTATGAAGCAAAGTTTTGATGTTCAGCGCGACCATATGATGTTGCTTGAGAACTTGAAGCGTATGCTACGTCCTGAAGGTCAGATTGTTTTCTCTAATAACAAGCGTCACTTCAAGATGGACTTCGAAGCCCTAGAGAAACTAGGTCTAGAAGCACGTAATATTTCGGATAAAACGTTGCCAATGGATTTCGCACGTAATAAACAGATCCACAACTGTTGGGTTATTAAACACAAGGAAGCGTAA
- a CDS encoding glutaredoxin family protein, with protein sequence MLITLYSTEGCHLCEQAYRLLVEAGVEEHVKVIDIAFDDVLFLRYGVTIPVVSISSAVSTAVAETASDDSTLSISELGWPFDRADLAVWLKNNGFN encoded by the coding sequence GTGCTAATCACGCTTTATAGCACGGAAGGATGCCACCTTTGCGAGCAGGCTTATCGCTTGCTCGTAGAGGCTGGGGTAGAAGAGCACGTTAAGGTAATTGATATTGCCTTTGATGACGTGCTCTTTTTGCGTTACGGCGTCACGATACCTGTCGTATCAATCTCTTCAGCTGTATCTACTGCGGTGGCAGAGACGGCATCTGATGATTCGACACTTTCAATTTCTGAACTTGGCTGGCCGTTTGATCGTGCCGACCTTGCAGTATGGTTAAAAAATAATGGCTTTAATTAA